Sequence from the Thermoplasmatales archaeon genome:
TGATGAATGTAACAATTACTGGGATAATGGAAGCTTTGGAAATTACTGGAGTGATTATACAGGAAGCGATGGAAATGGTGACGGAATAGGCGATACTCCTTATTCAATTCCTGGAGGAAACAATAAAGATAATTATCCTCTCATGAATCCGATATAATATGAGAAAGATAATAAAAAATAAATTTCTTTCATATGTTGTTACTGCGTTGTTACTGATTGTATCATTCCCAATAATTGGGACTATATATGGAAAAGCAGGTATAATCTATGTTGGAAACGGTGGTTTCACTAGTATTCAGCAAGCAATAAATTATGCTGGGAATGGAGACACAATATTTGTTTATTCTGGAATATATTACGAAAATATTTTCATAAATAAAAATATAAAACTGCTTGGAGAAAACAAGGATGATGTAATAATATATGGAAATGGGTTTGGGGATGTAATACATATTGAAGATTGTTCTGTGGAAATAAAAAATTTTACAATAATTAATAGTGGCGTGAATGAAGGAGATGCTGGAATAGAAATAAAATCAGCAAATAATTGTTACATTGGCGAAGTAGAGATAAAAAATAGCTATTACGGTGTTTATATAATTTCATCTGGGAATGTATTTATTCAAAAATCCTCGATAACAAACAACTATTACGGGATATATAGTATGTTTTCTTATAATATTACTATTTCCGAAAATGAAATATTTTACAACTACAGGGATGGAATTTACGCACAGGTTGTTGAAAATGGACAAATAATCCTTAATAAAATATCCGGCAATCTAAAAAATGGTTTATATCTAAGAGCCTCTAACAGCATCAATATAAAAGGTAATAATATATCTTCTTCTGAAAATGGTATTTGGCTTATTTTATCAGACGAAAATAGCTTGGAGAATAATGTTATTGCAGGAAATGATATTGGATTGAAAATTGATGGTAGCAGTAACAACACTATATTCCTAAACAACTTTTTTTCAAATTCTATTTTCAATGCCAGAGATGATTCATCAAATTTCTATGATAATGGAAGTGCAGGAAATTACTGGAGTGATTATACGGGAAGCGATGGAAATGGTGATGGAATAGGCGATACTCCTTATGCTATCCCGCCGGGAAATAATAGAGATTACCACCCTCTTATGAACCCCACCATTACGGATACAATTCCTCCAAGAATTGAAAGTATTAATATCCACCCTGTGGTGCAGGAATTAAATGGATACACCAATATAACTTCCATTGTTACAGATAATTTGGGGGTTGGGGATGTAAAGATAAATATAACTTTTCCAGATAGTACATCATTAGTTGCTGACATGAACCAAATCTTTGGTAGTGTTTATTTTTATGTGGTTAATTGCCCTATATATGGAAATTATAGCTTTTTCATCATTGCAAATGATTTATTTAATAATACAAACTCTTCTTTACTTTATAATTTTTCTGTTTCTCTTCCACAGGAGTTACCTAAAATATCAAATGTAAATGCCTTACCAAGCATACAGGAGTATCCAAAAACAGTAAATATATCTTGTTATGTGAATGATAATGTAGGCGTTGGAGATGTAAAAACAATAATAAAAAGAGATGATTTTTTAGTAGGAAATTATACAATGGAAAAAATAAGCACAGATGAGAATGGAAATGGTTTATACTGCTATTATTTTACTCCTCCATACATTTCTAACTATTCCTACTACATATGGGTTGAAGACATAAATTCAAACAAAAATAATTCATCCTATTACACTTTTTCAGTAGTTGATACAACCCCTCCTCAGATAAAAAATATTTCAATTTCTCCCGAAATAAAATTTGTAGGAGGGTATGTAAATATTTCATGCGAAATATACGATAATTATGCTGTAAATAATTCATTTGTTGAACTACATTTTCCTACTGGAGTAGTATCCAATATATCTATGAGTAAAATAAACAACACATTTTTTATAAATCAATCTTTAGTTATAAATGGAACATATGAATTTAAAATTTTAACAAGCGATTTTTGTAATAATTTTAACAATTCTTCAATTTATGAATTTTTTGTAACATTTCCCCCTATTGCAAACTTCACCTATGAGCCATTAAATCCAACAGATTTGGATATAATAACATTTAATGCTTCTTCAAGCTATGATTTGGATGGCTCCATTGTTAATTATACATGGCAATTTGGAGACGGAAGCATTGCTTATGGTGAGATTGCGGAGCATATCTATAGCAATGATGGAAATTACATAGTTAAGCTTACAGTATATGACAACGATGGAGCATACTCAAGCATTGAAAAAAATATTACTGTTTCAAATATAATTCCCTTTGCAAATTTCACATTTCAGCCAGAAAATCCGATAGTTGGCGAGGAAGTCAGTTTTTATGATTTATCAAGCGATGCGGATGGGAGCATAAAAATATGGGAATGGGATTTTGGGGATGGAACAAATTTATCTGGTGGAAAGGAAGAGCATAAAAATCCAAAGCATGTATATAGGAGAAATGGTATTTTCAATATAACTCTCACTGTTTATGATGATGACTACGCAAAAAATACAACAAGCAAGCAGATAGAAGTCATAGATATATACCCTCCTTCAATAGAAAATTTATCTGTCCATCCAAATCCTCAGGAAATAGGAAATGAAGTAAATATTTCATGTGACATTTTTGACGATGTTGAGGTCAGCGAAGCAAGAATAATCATAACCATGCCAAATGGAAGCCAAATAAATGAAAGCATGCTACTCGCGGAAAAATATTACTACAAAATTCAGTGCAATCAGGAGGGAAATCACACCTTCTTCATTTTTGCAAAGGACACGAGCAACAACTCCAACATCTCGCAAGCCCTTAACTTCACCATAATTGTGCCGCCTGAGCCGCCCCGCATAGAGAATGTGAGGTTGCAAAGTGTGCAGCAGTATGGCCTGCCGTTGAATATCTCATGCTATGTTTATGATAATATTGCGGTAAAGGAAACGAGGATAGTTTTTTCAGATGGCAATTTTTCAATGAGTGGAATTGTTGATGAGAAAGGAAACGGCATCTATTATTACAATTCAACATTTGATATGGGTTTGCATGCATTTTATATATATGCAGAAGATATAAATGGCTTCTTTAATATATCTACAAATTATTCATTTGAGATTATCGATACTCTGCTTCCGGAAATAAAAAATCTGATTTTTGAGGAAATCTGCCAGCCAGAAGAAGTTAATATATCATGCAATGTTTTTGATAATAGAGGAATAAAGGAAGTAAAGATAAATATAAGTGGAATTGAAAAAATTATGAATGGATACGGAAATCTATTTTATATAAATGAAAATCTATCAAGCGGAAACTATAGTTTTTACATAATTGCTGAAGATTTATCAAATAATAAAAATTCAACTTCCTATTACTCTTTCATTGTTACATATTTTCCAGTTGCAAATGATGATCATGCAATAACTGATGAAGACACTTCGATTTATATAGATATAACATCAAATGACTATGATATAGATGGAAGCATAAATGAAAGCAGTGTAACAATAACCCAGAATCCGTTTCATGGAAGCGTAAATGTTTATTCAAATGGAACAATTAAATATACTCCAGATGAAGATTATTACGGCATAGATTCATTCAAATATAAGGTAAAGGATAATAGCAATGCTTGGAGCAATGAAGCATGGGTAAATATTACAATAAACAGCATAAATGATGTTCCTGTTGCAGATTTTGAATGGGAACCACTGAATCCAAAAATTAATGATACAGTCTATTTCTTTGATTTAAGTTATGATTTGGATGGCTTCATTGTTAATTATACATGGGAATTTGGAGACGGAAACATAAGTTATGAAAAAAATTCAACTCATAGATATAATAGCGGAGGAAATTACATTGTGGTTTTAACTATAAAGGATAATGAAGGGAAGAATTCAACAATTTCGAAAGAAATTTACATAAGTGAAGAAATTTTGATTGCAAACTTTACAATATTGAATGAAAATCCTTGTTCAAAAGAAGAAATAAGTTTTTTTGATTTATCATATGGTGCAACTTCATGGCTATGGGATTTTGGAGATGGAAGCATAAGTTATGAAAAGAATCCAAAGCATGTTTATCAGATAGGAAGTTATTATAATGTAACCCTTACTATTTTTAATGGAAGCAGAAACGCAAGCATATCAAAAATCATACAGGTAGGAACAAAAATAGAAATAGTAAAAAACGAGAAAAATGTTGTTAATTATCTACCATGGTTTGGGAATGAAAAAAAAGCATCTGAAATTGCTGAAATTATAGGAGGTGAGATAATGCCAAATGGAAGTGTTATAAGCAAATGGAATGTAAGCAAGGGAGCATTTGATAGCTATATAGTTGGTATATCCCCTCCTTCTTATGATTTTATGGTTTATCCCTATGATGTAATTGTGCTGAGAGTTGCAGAAAGTGGATATTTTATAGAGGATGCATTTCCTGTAACAAGCAGAATTGTCAATGTTACAAAAAATGAAAATAATGTGGTAAATCATTTTTCATGGAGTGCTTTTTATTCTGTAAATGCTTCTCAAATTGCTGAAATTATAGGAAGTGAGATAATGCCAGATGGAAGCGTGATAAGCAAATGGAATGTAAGCAAGGGAGCATTTGATAGCTATATAGTTGGTATATCTCCTCCTTCTTATGATTTTATGGTTTATCCTGGAGATACAATTGTTTTAAGAGTCGCAATAAGTGGTGAATTTTTGATTGAGGTGATAAAATGAAGAAAATAGGAAGTATAATTGTGTGTGTGTTGCTGGCGATGGCGAGCATAAGCAGCGTTGGACTGGACCAGCCATTTCCAGTGTATGGGTATATAAAGGATTCTAAGGGAAATGCTGTTTCCTGGGCACAGGTAATTGTCAGAGATATAACGAGGGGTACACAGATAATTGTGAGCACAAATGAATATGGTTTTTATCAGGCGGAGCTCAGCAGCCTGGCGGAATGCCAGAATGGAGATGTTATAGAGATATACTGCTCTTATAACAATGAGGATAACAATAGAAGCTTTGTGCTTGATTTATCTCTTGCTTCAAAAAATGTTAGTTTCTCTCTTGTTGGCATACCATATGCAAAAACATTGAATGCAGAAAATATAACAAGTGGCTCCGCAAAATTAAATGGAGAGTTAATTTATCTAAATGATACTTCATGCCAAGTGTGGTTTGAATATGGGGAAACATTATCTTATGGATATTCGACATCAAAGATTACATATTATGGGCAAGCAAATTTTTCAGCAACAGTAAGCGGGCTTAAAGCTGATACAACCTATCATTTTAGGGTTGTTGCCAAAAACAGCAGAAAAACATTTTATGGAAACGATGTTACATTTAGGACATCTCCATCCCTGCCAGAAGTAACAACAAATGATGCAACAGATATTTCGTATAATTCAGCGACTTTAAATGGTTATTTGAACAAGGTAGGGGCGAGCAGTTGCGAAGTATGGTTTGTTTATGATAATGCTTCACATGATAAAATAGAGGATTACAGATATAATACTTCGCATATAATAAAGACATCTCCTTCCTCATTTTCTTCAACAATATCAAATCTTGAAGTAAATAAAACATATTATTTCAGGGCGATTGCCAAAAATAGCGAAGGAACTGTATTTGGAGAGGAAAAAAATTTTACAACAAGGGTTATTTTGCCATCTGTTTCAACAATTTCTGCTGAAAATATAACAAGCAACTCAGCATATCTTAAAGGGGAGTTAGAGGATAGAGGGGGAGATGAATATTGCCAAATATGGTTTGAATATGGAGAAAGCACTTCCTATGGATTTGCTACAAGCATTTTATCTATAAATAAAGATGAAGAATTTTTGATTAAGGTTGAAAATTTAACTCCAGGAAAAACATATCATTTCAGGGCTGTTGCAAGAAATAGCAAAGGAACTTCTTATGGAAGTGATAAAACATTCAAGACAAATTCTACAAAAGCAAGCATTGAAACTTCAATTTCAAATTATGCCATAATACTTACTGCAAATCTGGTTGATACAGGGGGCGAAATATGCTATGTTTGCTTTGAATATTGGAAGGAAGGAAATGAAACAATTTATAGAACAGAAGAAAAGGCACTCAACTCACCAGGAATTTTTAATGAAACCATCTCTGGCCTGGAAAGCAACACAAGATATTATTATAGGGCTGTTGTGAGGAATAGCCAGGGCACATCCTACGGCACAAACTTGTCTTTCACAACGAGCTCGGCGCCGCCAGCGCCCTCATTGGCGGGAGAAGATGCGCTTCCTTCTTTCAATAATGCAACGTTTCAATGCAATGTTTCTCTTGGAGCAAATGATTTCTGTTATCTATGGTTTGAGGTTTGGGACGGTGAAAAAATCTCATCTGAAGTTATGATTGTTGAGGAAAATTGCTCCTTAAATTATACGATTGAAGGGCTTGAAAGTGGAAGGGAATATAATTATAGGGCTGTTGCTGTTGGTTCAAACGGTGGAATAGCATATGGAGAAATTAAAAATTTTTTAACGCTTGAAAAAGAAAATCATCAGCCATATGTGAGTATTCTTTATCCAGAAAATAATTCGCTTGTAGATACCAACATTTCTTTAATGGCGGAAGTATATGATGAAGACAATGATTTGCTTATCGTAAAATTCCATATAAATGATGAAATTTTTATTTTAAATTCAAGAAATGGAGTTGTGAGCATCAACTTGTCTCTTGATTACGGAAAAAATTATTCATGGTTTGTAGAAGTTAGCGATGGGAAAATAAACGCTTCCTCGCCAATCCTTGTCTTTAGAACAAAAAGCGATATTTATGCGGATTTTATAACCTCTTTCATTTTAGAAAAAGAGTTGGCTTATTTCTACGATAATTCATCTGGTGAAATAGTTTCATGGCTATGGGATTTTGGAGATGGAAATGTGAGTTATGAAAGAAATGCAACACATGTATATGAAAAAGCAGGAGTTTATACTGTAAATCTAACAGTAAATGATTTATATGGAAAAAGCTCATCTAAGGAAAGGGAAATAAATGTTTTTTCAAGAGGAGATGCAAACATGGATGGAAAAATAAATGCTCTTGATATAACAAAAATAGAAAGAATAATTGCAGGAATTGATGAGGAAACAATTACGGCGGATTTGGACGGCAATGGAAAAATAAATGCGGAAGATTTAAATGAATTGATAAATAAGATACTGGGAATATGAAAAAATTAGTTATTCTTGCACTGCTTTTTATTCCAATTATTGCAAGAGGAGATGTCTTTATAGATGCTCCATCAGTTGTTTTAGTTGAAAATAACTTTTACTTATATGTAAATGTTGAAAATGTTGAAATGTTTAATTCAGCAGATTATTCAATTTTTTACAATTCGTCAATTTTTGCAGTTGAAGCAGTAGAGAACGGAAATATAAATGGGAGTGAGATAAACTGCAATTATTCAATAAAGGATGGGGAATGCAAAATTGTAAGCGACGCTTCTCTTAATCCTTTAAATGGCTCTGGTTACCTATCAAAAATTAAGTTTAGATGCATTGCAAGTGGCTTATCATATATATCAATTGAAGGAAACATGAGCGATTTCTATGGAAATGAAATAAATGTTTCATGGAATGGAAAAAATATAGTTGCTACACCTACTTGCCTTAAAATAGACGCACCAGATATTGCAAGTGGATATTTTTATGCTTTTATAAATATTTCAAATGTAAGTTTTTTAAATGCAACGAATTTTGAATTGATATTCGACAAATATTTTATAGAATTCATCGAGATTGAGAACGGCTCTATAGGAGGAGATGAAGTTTGTATCTATTTCAATGAATTTGCGGACGGAATAAAGATTGTTGCTCTTACAAATGCAAGCGGTAGCGGATGCATAGCAAAAATAAAATTTAGAGTAAAAAATTTAGGTAGCACAAATATCAATATATCAAATGCTACATTAAGCGGATTTTATGAAGAAATATCTCCATATATAATGAATAAAACAATTTTAATCTCCTCCCGCCCGCCAGTCGCAAATGATGATTATTATACAACAAATGAAGATATTATGCTTGTTGCAATTGCTCCTGGAGTTCTTGAAAATGATTATGATGCAGATGGAGATACCTTATCTGCAATTCTTGTTAGTGAGCCAAGCCATGGAAGCTTATCATTTAATTCAAATGGCTCATTTATCTATGCTCCTCAACCAAATTATTATGGGCAAGATAGCTTTACTTATAAAGCATATGATGGACAAGCGGATAGCAACATTGCAACAGTTTATATAAATATAACAGCGGTAAATGATGCCCCTTTTGCAGTTGATGATACAGCAAGCACAAGTGAAGATACACCTGTTTTGATAAATTTAACATCAAATGATTATGATATAGATGGAAGCATAGATTTAACAAGCATATCAATAACTCAAAATCCATCTCATGGAAGTTTAAATGTTTATTCAAATGGAACAATTAAATATACTCCAGATGAAGATTATTATGGCTCAGATTCATTCAAATATAAAGTAAAGGATAATGATGGAGCAGAAAGCAATGAAGCATGGGTAAATATTACAATAAATCTAGTAAACCATCCGCCAAATAAACCATCTTTAGTAAGCCCAGCAAATAATTCAGCTGATGTAAGCATAAATCAAACATTAACTGTTCATGTTGTTGATGTGGATGGAAATTCAATGAGTGTTAAATTCTATGGTCGCAAATTAGGAAACTCAACATGGCAACTGCTTGGCATAAATACAGGTGTAGGGAATAACACAGATACCTCCATAACATGGTATAATCTTGAATATGGCACAACATATGAATGGTATGCAGGTGCAAATGATAGCATCACTGAAAATTCATCAGATATATGGAGATTTACAACTCAATCATTTCCAACCGTAAATCATGCACCAGTTGCAAATGATGATTATTATTCAACAAATGAAGATATTATGCTTGTTGTAAATGCCCCTGGAGTTCTTGGAAACGATACCGATGCAGATGAAGATACCTTATCTGCAATTCTTGTTAGTGAACCAAGCCATGGAAGCTTAATCTTTAATTCAAATGGCTCATTTACCTATATTCCTAAATCAAATTACTATGGCTCGGATAGCTTTACTTATAAAGCATATGATGGACAAGCATATAGCAACATAGCAAAAGTTTATATTACAATAAATCCAGCAAATGACCCTCCTCAAAAGCCAGCATCGCCAAATCCAGCAAATGGGGCAACAAATGTTGGCATAAATGCAGTTTTATCATGGCAATGCATCGATGTTGATGGAGATGCTTTTTATGATGTTTATTTTGGAACTTCATCAAATCCACCAAAAGTGGCAACTGTTACAACAAAAAGCTATAATCCAGAATTAAGTTATGAAACAACTTATTACTGGCGAGTGGTTGCAAAAGATGGGCAATATGAGAATTCATCAGATACATGGAGTTTTACAACTATGTCATATATTCCTCCACCTCCTCCACCAGCCAATCAGCCGCCAACATGCTCATTGAATGCAAATATTAGCCAGGGATATGCTCCTCTTCATGTTAATTTTATAATGAATGCAAGCGACGATGGAAGCATAGCAAGCTGGGAGCTTGATGTAGATAATGATGGAATTGCTGAATATAATGGCTCTGGTCCTCCTCCTTCAACAAAGCAGCATGTCTATACAACGCCTGGAAATTATACAGCAAGGCTAATAGTTAGAGATGATAAGGGGGCAAGCGATGATACAGAAATAACAATAAGGGTTTTGCAAAATCATAAGCCAGTTGTAACAATTGTTAATCCATTTAGTGGCATTAAAATATCTGAAAATATACTGATTGAGGGATTTGCAAGCGATGAAGATGGAAATGATACAATACAAAGAGTAGAGATAAAAATTGATGGCGGGCAATGGCAGCCTGCGGAAGGCAAAAATTCATGGAGATATTTGCTTAATATAAGTGGAATAGGCGAAGGAGAGCATATAATTTATGCAAGAAGTTATGATGGAATAGATTATAGCGAGGAAAAATATATAGGAATAACTGTGGAAAAAATCAGGGAAGAGAAGAAATCCATATATCCCTACATTTTTATTTTGGTGGCAATCGTTATTGCAATAATATTTGTAATCAGAAAATATCGTAAAGTTATTTAATTGAGGTGATATATCAAATGATGCGTGATAAGGGACAGGTTGGAATTGTTGTTGCAATATTGCTTGTTGTTTTATTAGTTTCAGTTCTTGCAGTTATACAGCTCTACTATGTGCCAAGATGGATGGAGGAAAGAGAAGCCGAGCATATGGATGTTGTTGCAAATCAATTTGCAAATTTAAAATATGCTGTTGATTTAATAGCGATGGAAAAAATTTCCTCTCCTTTAACAACTTCGATAACGCTTGGAAGCAAGGAATTACCATATTTTCTTTCCTCCCGCTCTTTTGGCTCTATCCAGATTTTATCAAGCAGTATGAGCAATTTCGATTTTTCTTTAGAGATAGATGGATATGAATATGAAGAAAAAGAAAATGTATCATGCAGCAATACAAGCATATCAAATATAATTTCAATAAGTTCTCTTGAATTGAATATAAATAAGCTAAATATCGGTGACTATTACAATATCTCCTTTTCAGATAACTCATCAATATCTGTAAAGGTGGATGATTTCAACGATTATTGCAGAATTAATCTTACAGTAAAAAAAGAAAATACAACAATTTTAAATCAGACAATATTTTCAGGAATTGACAAGGGAAGCACATTTTTTATAAACTTAATGGATGAAGAATATGCATTTTCAACAAAGGTTTTACCCTATATAGCCAAGCCATTTAACGCAACATTTTCAGTTTCAAATGGTATTTTCAGTATAAGTTATGAGAGGTATAAAGAAGCTGAAAATTGCTCTTTTTCTCTTGGAACTTTAATATATCAGGCAGACAATGCCTACTTTGTTGACCAGAATTATATATATGAAGGAGGAGCCGTTTTTTTAAGCCAGCATGATGGAAACACAACCTTATTCTCCCCATCTATTGAGGTAGCAAATTCAAGTATTAATCTCACGCTCATTAATATTACACCAGTGCCGGGCAAGGCGGGGGCGGCGGGCTATGGCACATATCTGGTGAGGGTAAATTATTCGAGTTTTGAATCCTATAGATATTTTGGAAATATAACATTAAAAATTGTGAGCAATTATAATTATTCATGGAACAGATTTTTGAATAAGACATTTAACGAAAGCGGAATTAATTATGATTACGATTGGAACTCTGGAAAGTTTGAATTGAATGAAATAGAATTTGTATTAAATGTAGTAAAAATTTACGCTCAAGTTGGGCCGGGATGGGTTGAATAACTACTCAAAGGAAGCAAGTTTCTTTATCAATTCTTTCTTCTTTTTTCCAACAAGTGCATGCTCCAGAACTTCTTTAAGGGTTGAAACAGGTATAATTTCAATCATATCCCTATATTTATCTTCAATTAGCACATCCTGCAGATTTGCTTTTGGTATTATAACTTTTTTAATTCCAGCCTTTGCAGCCGCTTCAATTTTTGCAGTTACCCCTCCTACAGGCAATACTGTTCCATGAATGCTTAAGGAACCAGTCATTGCAACCTGCTGGCTTACAGGAACTCTTTCCATTGCAGAAATAACAGCCGTAGCAACTGATATTGAAGCGGAATCTCCTTCCACACCTTCATATGTTCCTATAAATTGGATATGAATATCTTTTTTCGATATATCCTCACCAATATATTTCTTTATTATTGCAGAAACATTCTGGACTGCTTCTCTTGCTATTATCCCAAGTTTGCCGGTAGCAACTACTTTTCCTTCAGCCTGCGAGCCAGCTGGGGTAACTTCTGCAGCTATAGGAAGAATCAAGCCAGAGTATTCACTCATCGACGGATCAGCAGACATTACAGCCAGCCCATTGACTATGCCAATTTTTGCTCCATCTGTCTCAAAATATTTGTATGCTTTCTTCTTCTCTATATATCTGTCCGCAACCTGTTGCTCAAGACTTCTTGCAATTTCCTTTGCCTTGATTACATGCTCCTGAGTAACAATATTTTTTCCTTCTTTTATTGCAATGTCGCCCGCAACTCTTATAAGCCCTCCTAGCTCACGAAGCCTTAATGAGAGCTTTCCCTTTTGCCCAGCCCTTCTTTGTGCCTCTCTTATTATCTCTGCAACCGCCTTCTTGTCAAAATGAGGAATTTTACCATCCTTTGCTACTT
This genomic interval carries:
- a CDS encoding PKD domain-containing protein, producing the protein MRKIIKNKFLSYVVTALLLIVSFPIIGTIYGKAGIIYVGNGGFTSIQQAINYAGNGDTIFVYSGIYYENIFINKNIKLLGENKDDVIIYGNGFGDVIHIEDCSVEIKNFTIINSGVNEGDAGIEIKSANNCYIGEVEIKNSYYGVYIISSGNVFIQKSSITNNYYGIYSMFSYNITISENEIFYNYRDGIYAQVVENGQIILNKISGNLKNGLYLRASNSINIKGNNISSSENGIWLILSDENSLENNVIAGNDIGLKIDGSSNNTIFLNNFFSNSIFNARDDSSNFYDNGSAGNYWSDYTGSDGNGDGIGDTPYAIPPGNNRDYHPLMNPTITDTIPPRIESINIHPVVQELNGYTNITSIVTDNLGVGDVKINITFPDSTSLVADMNQIFGSVYFYVVNCPIYGNYSFFIIANDLFNNTNSSLLYNFSVSLPQELPKISNVNALPSIQEYPKTVNISCYVNDNVGVGDVKTIIKRDDFLVGNYTMEKISTDENGNGLYCYYFTPPYISNYSYYIWVEDINSNKNNSSYYTFSVVDTTPPQIKNISISPEIKFVGGYVNISCEIYDNYAVNNSFVELHFPTGVVSNISMSKINNTFFINQSLVINGTYEFKILTSDFCNNFNNSSIYEFFVTFPPIANFTYEPLNPTDLDIITFNASSSYDLDGSIVNYTWQFGDGSIAYGEIAEHIYSNDGNYIVKLTVYDNDGAYSSIEKNITVSNIIPFANFTFQPENPIVGEEVSFYDLSSDADGSIKIWEWDFGDGTNLSGGKEEHKNPKHVYRRNGIFNITLTVYDDDYAKNTTSKQIEVIDIYPPSIENLSVHPNPQEIGNEVNISCDIFDDVEVSEARIIITMPNGSQINESMLLAEKYYYKIQCNQEGNHTFFIFAKDTSNNSNISQALNFTIIVPPEPPRIENVRLQSVQQYGLPLNISCYVYDNIAVKETRIVFSDGNFSMSGIVDEKGNGIYYYNSTFDMGLHAFYIYAEDINGFFNISTNYSFEIIDTLLPEIKNLIFEEICQPEEVNISCNVFDNRGIKEVKINISGIEKIMNGYGNLFYINENLSSGNYSFYIIAEDLSNNKNSTSYYSFIVTYFPVANDDHAITDEDTSIYIDITSNDYDIDGSINESSVTITQNPFHGSVNVYSNGTIKYTPDEDYYGIDSFKYKVKDNSNAWSNEAWVNITINSINDVPVADFEWEPLNPKINDTVYFFDLSYDLDGFIVNYTWEFGDGNISYEKNSTHRYNSGGNYIVVLTIKDNEGKNSTISKEIYISEEILIANFTILNENPCSKEEISFFDLSYGATSWLWDFGDGSISYEKNPKHVYQIGSYYNVTLTIFNGSRNASISKIIQVGTKIEIVKNEKNVVNYLPWFGNEKKASEIAEIIGGEIMPNGSVISKWNVSKGAFDSYIVGISPPSYDFMVYPYDVIVLRVAESGYFIEDAFPVTSRIVNVTKNENNVVNHFSWSAFYSVNASQIAEIIGSEIMPDGSVISKWNVSKGAFDSYIVGISPPSYDFMVYPGDTIVLRVAISGEFLIEVIK
- a CDS encoding PKD domain-containing protein is translated as MKKIGSIIVCVLLAMASISSVGLDQPFPVYGYIKDSKGNAVSWAQVIVRDITRGTQIIVSTNEYGFYQAELSSLAECQNGDVIEIYCSYNNEDNNRSFVLDLSLASKNVSFSLVGIPYAKTLNAENITSGSAKLNGELIYLNDTSCQVWFEYGETLSYGYSTSKITYYGQANFSATVSGLKADTTYHFRVVAKNSRKTFYGNDVTFRTSPSLPEVTTNDATDISYNSATLNGYLNKVGASSCEVWFVYDNASHDKIEDYRYNTSHIIKTSPSSFSSTISNLEVNKTYYFRAIAKNSEGTVFGEEKNFTTRVILPSVSTISAENITSNSAYLKGELEDRGGDEYCQIWFEYGESTSYGFATSILSINKDEEFLIKVENLTPGKTYHFRAVARNSKGTSYGSDKTFKTNSTKASIETSISNYAIILTANLVDTGGEICYVCFEYWKEGNETIYRTEEKALNSPGIFNETISGLESNTRYYYRAVVRNSQGTSYGTNLSFTTSSAPPAPSLAGEDALPSFNNATFQCNVSLGANDFCYLWFEVWDGEKISSEVMIVEENCSLNYTIEGLESGREYNYRAVAVGSNGGIAYGEIKNFLTLEKENHQPYVSILYPENNSLVDTNISLMAEVYDEDNDLLIVKFHINDEIFILNSRNGVVSINLSLDYGKNYSWFVEVSDGKINASSPILVFRTKSDIYADFITSFILEKELAYFYDNSSGEIVSWLWDFGDGNVSYERNATHVYEKAGVYTVNLTVNDLYGKSSSKEREINVFSRGDANMDGKINALDITKIERIIAGIDEETITADLDGNGKINAEDLNELINKILGI
- a CDS encoding tandem-95 repeat protein, producing the protein MKKLVILALLFIPIIARGDVFIDAPSVVLVENNFYLYVNVENVEMFNSADYSIFYNSSIFAVEAVENGNINGSEINCNYSIKDGECKIVSDASLNPLNGSGYLSKIKFRCIASGLSYISIEGNMSDFYGNEINVSWNGKNIVATPTCLKIDAPDIASGYFYAFINISNVSFLNATNFELIFDKYFIEFIEIENGSIGGDEVCIYFNEFADGIKIVALTNASGSGCIAKIKFRVKNLGSTNINISNATLSGFYEEISPYIMNKTILISSRPPVANDDYYTTNEDIMLVAIAPGVLENDYDADGDTLSAILVSEPSHGSLSFNSNGSFIYAPQPNYYGQDSFTYKAYDGQADSNIATVYINITAVNDAPFAVDDTASTSEDTPVLINLTSNDYDIDGSIDLTSISITQNPSHGSLNVYSNGTIKYTPDEDYYGSDSFKYKVKDNDGAESNEAWVNITINLVNHPPNKPSLVSPANNSADVSINQTLTVHVVDVDGNSMSVKFYGRKLGNSTWQLLGINTGVGNNTDTSITWYNLEYGTTYEWYAGANDSITENSSDIWRFTTQSFPTVNHAPVANDDYYSTNEDIMLVVNAPGVLGNDTDADEDTLSAILVSEPSHGSLIFNSNGSFTYIPKSNYYGSDSFTYKAYDGQAYSNIAKVYITINPANDPPQKPASPNPANGATNVGINAVLSWQCIDVDGDAFYDVYFGTSSNPPKVATVTTKSYNPELSYETTYYWRVVAKDGQYENSSDTWSFTTMSYIPPPPPPANQPPTCSLNANISQGYAPLHVNFIMNASDDGSIASWELDVDNDGIAEYNGSGPPPSTKQHVYTTPGNYTARLIVRDDKGASDDTEITIRVLQNHKPVVTIVNPFSGIKISENILIEGFASDEDGNDTIQRVEIKIDGGQWQPAEGKNSWRYLLNISGIGEGEHIIYARSYDGIDYSEEKYIGITVEKIREEKKSIYPYIFILVAIVIAIIFVIRKYRKVI